A region from the Lutra lutra chromosome 1, mLutLut1.2, whole genome shotgun sequence genome encodes:
- the PCSK4 gene encoding proprotein convertase subtilisin/kexin type 4 isoform X2, which yields MRPARTALWLRLTVALGLALVGPLPVGWSSARAPIYVSSWAVRVSQGYREAERLARKFGFVNLGQIFPDGQYYHLRHRGVVQQSLTPHWGHRLRLKKDPKVQWFEQQTLRRRVKRSVVVPTDPWFPKQWYMNNKVQPDLNILQAWSQGLSGQGVVVSVLDDGIEKDHPDLWANYDPLASYDFNDYDPDPQPRYTPSDENRHGTRCAGEVAAIANNGFCGTGVAYNARIGGVRMLDGTITDVIEAQSLSLQPQHIHIYSASWGPEDDGRTVDGPGILTREAFRRGVTKGRGGLGTLFVWASGNGGLHYDNCNCDGYTNSIHTLSVGSTTRHGRVPWYSEACASTLTTTYSSGVAADPQIVTTDLHHQCTDKHTGTSASAPLAAGMIALALEANPFLTWRDMQHLVVRASRPAQLQAEDWRTNGVGRQVSHHYGYGLLDARLLVDMARTWLPTRPQQKCAIRIVHTPTRPAGGALTPHAAPSPILPLMRVRKNVSACAGRANYIRSLEHVQVQLSLSYSRRGDLEISLTSPMGTRSTLVAISPPSHQHVASTPHPGICPRPLDVSGQGYNNWIFMSTHFWDEDPQGLWTLGLENKGYYFNTGTLYRYTLLLYGTAEDMTARPSGPQVTSSACVQRDTEGLCQECHSPAYILGHLCLAYCPPRYFSHTQQAVTPGPGRSATPTLRICSSCHTSCYTCRGGSPLNCTTCPPLYTLDELRGSCSGPVPPNSTPQSTAVAQPSCHRGQAQAAVLALLAMALGSPFLCSVLSGGCLPPCGGLLRAGPPPHRHPRAGCWQEPRTI from the exons atGCGGCCCGCCCGGACTGCGCTCTGGCTGCGCCTCACAgtggccctgggcctggccctcGTTGGCCCCCTGCCTGTGGGGTGGTCCTCGGCCCGGGCCCCCATCTATGTCAGCAGCTGGGCCGTGCGGGTGTCCCAGGGTTACCGGGAGGCCGAGCGCCTGGCGCGCAAATTCGGCTTCGTCAACCTGGGGCAG ATCTTTCCTGACGGGCAGTACTACCACCTGCGGCACCGGGGCGTGGTCCAGCAGTCCCTGACCCCACACTGGGGCCATCGCCTGCGCCTAAAGAAAGACCCCAAG GTGCAGTGGTTCGAGCAGCAGACGCTGCGGCGGCGGGTGAAGCGCTCGGTGGTGGTACCCACGGACCCCTGGTTCCCCAAGCAGTGGTACATG AACAACAAGGTGCAGCCGGACCTGAACATCCTGCAGGCCTGGAGCCAGGGGCTGTCAGGCCAGGGCGTTGTGGTCTCTGTCCTGGACGACGGCATCGAAAAGGACCACCCGGACCTCTGGGCCAACTAC GACCCCCTGGCCAGCTACGACTTCAATGACTATGACCCAGATCCCCAGCCGCGATACACGCCCAGTGATGAGAACCG GCACGGGACCCGCTGTGCTGGGGAGGTGGCAGCCATAGCAAACAATGGGTTCTGCGGCACGGGCGTTGCCTACAATGCCCGCATCGGAG GCGTGCGCATGCTGGACGGCACCATCACGGATGTTATCGAGGCCCAGTCGCTGAGCCTGCAGCCGCAGCACATCCACATCTACAGTGCCAGCTGGGGCCCTGAGGACGACGGCCGCACCGTGGACGGCCCGGGCATTCTCACCCGGGAGGCCTTCAGGCGCGGTGTGACCAAG GGCCGTGGTGGGCTGGGCACGCTCTTCGTCTGGGCGTCGGGCAACGGCGGCCTGCACTATGACAACTGCAACTGTGACGGCTACACCAACAGCATCCACACGCTCTCGGTGGGCAGCACCACCCGGCACGGCCGCGTGCCCTGGTACAGCGAGGCCTGCGCCTCCACGCTTACCACCACCTACAGCAGCGGCGTGGCCGCCGACCCACAGATC GTCACCACAGACCTGCACCACCAGTGCACGGACAAACACACGGGCACCTCGGCCTCGGCCCCGCTGGCTGCGGGTATGATCGCCCTGGCTCTGGAGGCCAA CCCGTTCTTGACCTGGAGGGACATGCAGCACCTGGTGGTCCGGGCGTCCAGGCCAGCACAGCTCCAGGCTGAGGACTGGAGGACCAACGGCGTAGGGCGCCAAG TGAGCCACCACTATGGCTACGGGCTGCTGGACGCCAGGCTGCTTGTGGACATGGCTCGAACGTGGCTGCCTACGCGGCCCCAGCAGAAATGCGCCATCCGGATCGTACACACCCCCAC cagGCCCGCAGGAGGGGCCCTCACCCCCCACGCCGCCCCTAGCCCCATCCTGCCGCTGATGCGAGTGAGGAAGAATGTGTCGGCCTGCGCGGGCCGTGCCAACTACATCCGCTCACTGGAGCACGTGCAGGTGCAGCTGTCGCTGTCCTACAGCCGTCGGGGGGACCTGGAGATCTCACTCACCAGCCCCATGGGGACCCGCTCCACGCTCGTGGCCATCAG CCCTCCCAGCCACCAGCACGTGGCCTCCACCCCGCACCCTGGCATCTGTCCCAGACCCTTGGATGTCAGCGGCCAAGGCTACAACAACTGGATCTTCATGTCCACCCACTTCTGGGACGAGGACCCGCAGGGCTTGTGGACTCTGGGCCTGGAAAACAAGGGCTACTATTTCAACACGG GGACGCTGTACCGCTACACGCTGCTGCTCTACGGGACGGCCGAGGACATGACCGCGCGGCCCTCCGGCCCCCAGGTGACCAGCAGCGCGTGTGTGCAGCGGGACACGGAGGGGCTGTGCCAGG AATGCCACAGCCCCGCCTACATCCTGGGCCACCTCTGCCTGGCCTACTGCCCTCCAAGGTACTTCAGCCACACCCAGCAGGCAGTGACCCCGGGGCCTGGGCGCTCCGCGACACCCACCCTGCGCATCTGCTCCAGCTGCCACACCTCCTGCTACACCTGCCGCGGGGGGTCCCCGCTCAACTGCACCACCTGCCCCCCGTTGTACACGCTGGACGAGCTTCGGGGCTCCTGCTCAGGACCTGTCCCTCCCAACAGCACCCCCCAGTCCACTGCAGTGGCCCAGCCCAGCTGCCACCGTGGCCAAGCCCAGGCTGCGGTGCTGGCCTTGTTGGCCATGGCCTTGGGGAGCCCCTTCCTCTGCAGCGTCCTGTCTGGAGGCTGCCTGCCGCCATGTGGGGGCCTCCTCCGTGCCGGGCCCCCCCCCCATCGCCACCCCAGGGCCGGCTGCTGGCAGGAACCTAGAACCATCTGA
- the PCSK4 gene encoding proprotein convertase subtilisin/kexin type 4 isoform X6 — translation MRPARTALWLRLTVALGLALVGPLPVGWSSARAPIYVSSWAVRVSQGYREAERLARKFGFVNLGQIFPDGQYYHLRHRGVVQQSLTPHWGHRLRLKKDPKVQWFEQQTLRRRVKRSVVVPTDPWFPKQWYMNNKVQPDLNILQAWSQGLSGQGVVVSVLDDGIEKDHPDLWANYDPLASYDFNDYDPDPQPRYTPSDENRHGTRCAGEVAAIANNGFCGTGVAYNARIGGVRMLDGTITDVIEAQSLSLQPQHIHIYSASWGPEDDGRTVDGPGILTREAFRRGVTKGRGGLGTLFVWASGNGGLHYDNCNCDGYTNSIHTLSVGSTTRHGRVPWYSEACASTLTTTYSSGVAADPQIVTTDLHHQCTDKHTGTSASAPLAAGMIALALEANPFLTWRDMQHLVVRASRPAQLQAEDWRTNGVGRQVSHHYGYGLLDARLLVDMARTWLPTRPQQKCAIRIVHTPTRPAGGALTPHAAPSPILPLMRVRKNVSACAGRANYIRSLEHVQVQLSLSYSRRGDLEISLTSPMGTRSTLVAIRPLDVSGQGYNNWIFMSTHFWDEDPQGLWTLGLENKGYYFNTGTLYRYTLLLYGTAEDMTARPSGPQVTSSACVQRDTEGLCQECHSPAYILGHLCLAYCPPRYFSHTQQAVTPGPGRSATPTLRICSSCHTSCYTCRGGSPLNCTTCPPLYTLDELRGSCSGPVPPNSTPQSTAVAQPSCHRGQAQAAVLALLAMALGSPFLCSVLSGGCLPPCGGLLRAGPPPHRHPRAGCWQEPRTI, via the exons atGCGGCCCGCCCGGACTGCGCTCTGGCTGCGCCTCACAgtggccctgggcctggccctcGTTGGCCCCCTGCCTGTGGGGTGGTCCTCGGCCCGGGCCCCCATCTATGTCAGCAGCTGGGCCGTGCGGGTGTCCCAGGGTTACCGGGAGGCCGAGCGCCTGGCGCGCAAATTCGGCTTCGTCAACCTGGGGCAG ATCTTTCCTGACGGGCAGTACTACCACCTGCGGCACCGGGGCGTGGTCCAGCAGTCCCTGACCCCACACTGGGGCCATCGCCTGCGCCTAAAGAAAGACCCCAAG GTGCAGTGGTTCGAGCAGCAGACGCTGCGGCGGCGGGTGAAGCGCTCGGTGGTGGTACCCACGGACCCCTGGTTCCCCAAGCAGTGGTACATG AACAACAAGGTGCAGCCGGACCTGAACATCCTGCAGGCCTGGAGCCAGGGGCTGTCAGGCCAGGGCGTTGTGGTCTCTGTCCTGGACGACGGCATCGAAAAGGACCACCCGGACCTCTGGGCCAACTAC GACCCCCTGGCCAGCTACGACTTCAATGACTATGACCCAGATCCCCAGCCGCGATACACGCCCAGTGATGAGAACCG GCACGGGACCCGCTGTGCTGGGGAGGTGGCAGCCATAGCAAACAATGGGTTCTGCGGCACGGGCGTTGCCTACAATGCCCGCATCGGAG GCGTGCGCATGCTGGACGGCACCATCACGGATGTTATCGAGGCCCAGTCGCTGAGCCTGCAGCCGCAGCACATCCACATCTACAGTGCCAGCTGGGGCCCTGAGGACGACGGCCGCACCGTGGACGGCCCGGGCATTCTCACCCGGGAGGCCTTCAGGCGCGGTGTGACCAAG GGCCGTGGTGGGCTGGGCACGCTCTTCGTCTGGGCGTCGGGCAACGGCGGCCTGCACTATGACAACTGCAACTGTGACGGCTACACCAACAGCATCCACACGCTCTCGGTGGGCAGCACCACCCGGCACGGCCGCGTGCCCTGGTACAGCGAGGCCTGCGCCTCCACGCTTACCACCACCTACAGCAGCGGCGTGGCCGCCGACCCACAGATC GTCACCACAGACCTGCACCACCAGTGCACGGACAAACACACGGGCACCTCGGCCTCGGCCCCGCTGGCTGCGGGTATGATCGCCCTGGCTCTGGAGGCCAA CCCGTTCTTGACCTGGAGGGACATGCAGCACCTGGTGGTCCGGGCGTCCAGGCCAGCACAGCTCCAGGCTGAGGACTGGAGGACCAACGGCGTAGGGCGCCAAG TGAGCCACCACTATGGCTACGGGCTGCTGGACGCCAGGCTGCTTGTGGACATGGCTCGAACGTGGCTGCCTACGCGGCCCCAGCAGAAATGCGCCATCCGGATCGTACACACCCCCAC cagGCCCGCAGGAGGGGCCCTCACCCCCCACGCCGCCCCTAGCCCCATCCTGCCGCTGATGCGAGTGAGGAAGAATGTGTCGGCCTGCGCGGGCCGTGCCAACTACATCCGCTCACTGGAGCACGTGCAGGTGCAGCTGTCGCTGTCCTACAGCCGTCGGGGGGACCTGGAGATCTCACTCACCAGCCCCATGGGGACCCGCTCCACGCTCGTGGCCATCAG ACCCTTGGATGTCAGCGGCCAAGGCTACAACAACTGGATCTTCATGTCCACCCACTTCTGGGACGAGGACCCGCAGGGCTTGTGGACTCTGGGCCTGGAAAACAAGGGCTACTATTTCAACACGG GGACGCTGTACCGCTACACGCTGCTGCTCTACGGGACGGCCGAGGACATGACCGCGCGGCCCTCCGGCCCCCAGGTGACCAGCAGCGCGTGTGTGCAGCGGGACACGGAGGGGCTGTGCCAGG AATGCCACAGCCCCGCCTACATCCTGGGCCACCTCTGCCTGGCCTACTGCCCTCCAAGGTACTTCAGCCACACCCAGCAGGCAGTGACCCCGGGGCCTGGGCGCTCCGCGACACCCACCCTGCGCATCTGCTCCAGCTGCCACACCTCCTGCTACACCTGCCGCGGGGGGTCCCCGCTCAACTGCACCACCTGCCCCCCGTTGTACACGCTGGACGAGCTTCGGGGCTCCTGCTCAGGACCTGTCCCTCCCAACAGCACCCCCCAGTCCACTGCAGTGGCCCAGCCCAGCTGCCACCGTGGCCAAGCCCAGGCTGCGGTGCTGGCCTTGTTGGCCATGGCCTTGGGGAGCCCCTTCCTCTGCAGCGTCCTGTCTGGAGGCTGCCTGCCGCCATGTGGGGGCCTCCTCCGTGCCGGGCCCCCCCCCCATCGCCACCCCAGGGCCGGCTGCTGGCAGGAACCTAGAACCATCTGA
- the PCSK4 gene encoding proprotein convertase subtilisin/kexin type 4 isoform X9, with protein sequence MNNKVQPDLNILQAWSQGLSGQGVVVSVLDDGIEKDHPDLWANYDPLASYDFNDYDPDPQPRYTPSDENRHGTRCAGEVAAIANNGFCGTGVAYNARIGGVRMLDGTITDVIEAQSLSLQPQHIHIYSASWGPEDDGRTVDGPGILTREAFRRGVTKGRGGLGTLFVWASGNGGLHYDNCNCDGYTNSIHTLSVGSTTRHGRVPWYSEACASTLTTTYSSGVAADPQIVTTDLHHQCTDKHTGTSASAPLAAGMIALALEANPFLTWRDMQHLVVRASRPAQLQAEDWRTNGVGRQVSHHYGYGLLDARLLVDMARTWLPTRPQQKCAIRIVHTPTRPAGGALTPHAAPSPILPLMRVRKNVSACAGRANYIRSLEHVQVQLSLSYSRRGDLEISLTSPMGTRSTLVAISPPSHQHVASTPHPGICPRPLDVSGQGYNNWIFMSTHFWDEDPQGLWTLGLENKGYYFNTGTLYRYTLLLYGTAEDMTARPSGPQVTSSACVQRDTEGLCQECHSPAYILGHLCLAYCPPRYFSHTQQAVTPGPGRSATPTLRICSSCHTSCYTCRGGSPLNCTTCPPLYTLDELRGSCSGPVPPNSTPQSTAVAQPSCHRGQAQAAVLALLAMALGSPFLCSVLSGGCLPPCGGLLRAGPPPHRHPRAGCWQEPRTI encoded by the exons ATG AACAACAAGGTGCAGCCGGACCTGAACATCCTGCAGGCCTGGAGCCAGGGGCTGTCAGGCCAGGGCGTTGTGGTCTCTGTCCTGGACGACGGCATCGAAAAGGACCACCCGGACCTCTGGGCCAACTAC GACCCCCTGGCCAGCTACGACTTCAATGACTATGACCCAGATCCCCAGCCGCGATACACGCCCAGTGATGAGAACCG GCACGGGACCCGCTGTGCTGGGGAGGTGGCAGCCATAGCAAACAATGGGTTCTGCGGCACGGGCGTTGCCTACAATGCCCGCATCGGAG GCGTGCGCATGCTGGACGGCACCATCACGGATGTTATCGAGGCCCAGTCGCTGAGCCTGCAGCCGCAGCACATCCACATCTACAGTGCCAGCTGGGGCCCTGAGGACGACGGCCGCACCGTGGACGGCCCGGGCATTCTCACCCGGGAGGCCTTCAGGCGCGGTGTGACCAAG GGCCGTGGTGGGCTGGGCACGCTCTTCGTCTGGGCGTCGGGCAACGGCGGCCTGCACTATGACAACTGCAACTGTGACGGCTACACCAACAGCATCCACACGCTCTCGGTGGGCAGCACCACCCGGCACGGCCGCGTGCCCTGGTACAGCGAGGCCTGCGCCTCCACGCTTACCACCACCTACAGCAGCGGCGTGGCCGCCGACCCACAGATC GTCACCACAGACCTGCACCACCAGTGCACGGACAAACACACGGGCACCTCGGCCTCGGCCCCGCTGGCTGCGGGTATGATCGCCCTGGCTCTGGAGGCCAA CCCGTTCTTGACCTGGAGGGACATGCAGCACCTGGTGGTCCGGGCGTCCAGGCCAGCACAGCTCCAGGCTGAGGACTGGAGGACCAACGGCGTAGGGCGCCAAG TGAGCCACCACTATGGCTACGGGCTGCTGGACGCCAGGCTGCTTGTGGACATGGCTCGAACGTGGCTGCCTACGCGGCCCCAGCAGAAATGCGCCATCCGGATCGTACACACCCCCAC cagGCCCGCAGGAGGGGCCCTCACCCCCCACGCCGCCCCTAGCCCCATCCTGCCGCTGATGCGAGTGAGGAAGAATGTGTCGGCCTGCGCGGGCCGTGCCAACTACATCCGCTCACTGGAGCACGTGCAGGTGCAGCTGTCGCTGTCCTACAGCCGTCGGGGGGACCTGGAGATCTCACTCACCAGCCCCATGGGGACCCGCTCCACGCTCGTGGCCATCAG CCCTCCCAGCCACCAGCACGTGGCCTCCACCCCGCACCCTGGCATCTGTCCCAGACCCTTGGATGTCAGCGGCCAAGGCTACAACAACTGGATCTTCATGTCCACCCACTTCTGGGACGAGGACCCGCAGGGCTTGTGGACTCTGGGCCTGGAAAACAAGGGCTACTATTTCAACACGG GGACGCTGTACCGCTACACGCTGCTGCTCTACGGGACGGCCGAGGACATGACCGCGCGGCCCTCCGGCCCCCAGGTGACCAGCAGCGCGTGTGTGCAGCGGGACACGGAGGGGCTGTGCCAGG AATGCCACAGCCCCGCCTACATCCTGGGCCACCTCTGCCTGGCCTACTGCCCTCCAAGGTACTTCAGCCACACCCAGCAGGCAGTGACCCCGGGGCCTGGGCGCTCCGCGACACCCACCCTGCGCATCTGCTCCAGCTGCCACACCTCCTGCTACACCTGCCGCGGGGGGTCCCCGCTCAACTGCACCACCTGCCCCCCGTTGTACACGCTGGACGAGCTTCGGGGCTCCTGCTCAGGACCTGTCCCTCCCAACAGCACCCCCCAGTCCACTGCAGTGGCCCAGCCCAGCTGCCACCGTGGCCAAGCCCAGGCTGCGGTGCTGGCCTTGTTGGCCATGGCCTTGGGGAGCCCCTTCCTCTGCAGCGTCCTGTCTGGAGGCTGCCTGCCGCCATGTGGGGGCCTCCTCCGTGCCGGGCCCCCCCCCCATCGCCACCCCAGGGCCGGCTGCTGGCAGGAACCTAGAACCATCTGA
- the PCSK4 gene encoding proprotein convertase subtilisin/kexin type 4 isoform X7: MRPARTALWLRLTVALGLALVGPLPVGWSSARAPIYVSSWAVRVSQGYREAERLARKFGFVNLGQIFPDGQYYHLRHRGVVQQSLTPHWGHRLRLKKDPKVQWFEQQTLRRRVKRSVVVPTDPWFPKQWYMNNKVQPDLNILQAWSQGLSGQGVVVSVLDDGIEKDHPDLWANYDPLASYDFNDYDPDPQPRYTPSDENRHGTRCAGEVAAIANNGFCGTGVAYNARIGGVRMLDGTITDVIEAQSLSLQPQHIHIYSASWGPEDDGRTVDGPGILTREAFRRGVTKGRGGLGTLFVWASGNGGLHYDNCNCDGYTNSIHTLSVGSTTRHGRVPWYSEACASTLTTTYSSGVAADPQIVTTDLHHQCTDKHTGTSASAPLAAGMIALALEANPFLTWRDMQHLVVRASRPAQLQAEDWRTNGVGRQVSHHYGYGLLDARLLVDMARTWLPTRPQQKCAIRIVHTPTPILPLMRVRKNVSACAGRANYIRSLEHVQVQLSLSYSRRGDLEISLTSPMGTRSTLVAIRPLDVSGQGYNNWIFMSTHFWDEDPQGLWTLGLENKGYYFNTGTLYRYTLLLYGTAEDMTARPSGPQVTSSACVQRDTEGLCQECHSPAYILGHLCLAYCPPRYFSHTQQAVTPGPGRSATPTLRICSSCHTSCYTCRGGSPLNCTTCPPLYTLDELRGSCSGPVPPNSTPQSTAVAQPSCHRGQAQAAVLALLAMALGSPFLCSVLSGGCLPPCGGLLRAGPPPHRHPRAGCWQEPRTI, translated from the exons atGCGGCCCGCCCGGACTGCGCTCTGGCTGCGCCTCACAgtggccctgggcctggccctcGTTGGCCCCCTGCCTGTGGGGTGGTCCTCGGCCCGGGCCCCCATCTATGTCAGCAGCTGGGCCGTGCGGGTGTCCCAGGGTTACCGGGAGGCCGAGCGCCTGGCGCGCAAATTCGGCTTCGTCAACCTGGGGCAG ATCTTTCCTGACGGGCAGTACTACCACCTGCGGCACCGGGGCGTGGTCCAGCAGTCCCTGACCCCACACTGGGGCCATCGCCTGCGCCTAAAGAAAGACCCCAAG GTGCAGTGGTTCGAGCAGCAGACGCTGCGGCGGCGGGTGAAGCGCTCGGTGGTGGTACCCACGGACCCCTGGTTCCCCAAGCAGTGGTACATG AACAACAAGGTGCAGCCGGACCTGAACATCCTGCAGGCCTGGAGCCAGGGGCTGTCAGGCCAGGGCGTTGTGGTCTCTGTCCTGGACGACGGCATCGAAAAGGACCACCCGGACCTCTGGGCCAACTAC GACCCCCTGGCCAGCTACGACTTCAATGACTATGACCCAGATCCCCAGCCGCGATACACGCCCAGTGATGAGAACCG GCACGGGACCCGCTGTGCTGGGGAGGTGGCAGCCATAGCAAACAATGGGTTCTGCGGCACGGGCGTTGCCTACAATGCCCGCATCGGAG GCGTGCGCATGCTGGACGGCACCATCACGGATGTTATCGAGGCCCAGTCGCTGAGCCTGCAGCCGCAGCACATCCACATCTACAGTGCCAGCTGGGGCCCTGAGGACGACGGCCGCACCGTGGACGGCCCGGGCATTCTCACCCGGGAGGCCTTCAGGCGCGGTGTGACCAAG GGCCGTGGTGGGCTGGGCACGCTCTTCGTCTGGGCGTCGGGCAACGGCGGCCTGCACTATGACAACTGCAACTGTGACGGCTACACCAACAGCATCCACACGCTCTCGGTGGGCAGCACCACCCGGCACGGCCGCGTGCCCTGGTACAGCGAGGCCTGCGCCTCCACGCTTACCACCACCTACAGCAGCGGCGTGGCCGCCGACCCACAGATC GTCACCACAGACCTGCACCACCAGTGCACGGACAAACACACGGGCACCTCGGCCTCGGCCCCGCTGGCTGCGGGTATGATCGCCCTGGCTCTGGAGGCCAA CCCGTTCTTGACCTGGAGGGACATGCAGCACCTGGTGGTCCGGGCGTCCAGGCCAGCACAGCTCCAGGCTGAGGACTGGAGGACCAACGGCGTAGGGCGCCAAG TGAGCCACCACTATGGCTACGGGCTGCTGGACGCCAGGCTGCTTGTGGACATGGCTCGAACGTGGCTGCCTACGCGGCCCCAGCAGAAATGCGCCATCCGGATCGTACACACCCCCAC CCCCATCCTGCCGCTGATGCGAGTGAGGAAGAATGTGTCGGCCTGCGCGGGCCGTGCCAACTACATCCGCTCACTGGAGCACGTGCAGGTGCAGCTGTCGCTGTCCTACAGCCGTCGGGGGGACCTGGAGATCTCACTCACCAGCCCCATGGGGACCCGCTCCACGCTCGTGGCCATCAG ACCCTTGGATGTCAGCGGCCAAGGCTACAACAACTGGATCTTCATGTCCACCCACTTCTGGGACGAGGACCCGCAGGGCTTGTGGACTCTGGGCCTGGAAAACAAGGGCTACTATTTCAACACGG GGACGCTGTACCGCTACACGCTGCTGCTCTACGGGACGGCCGAGGACATGACCGCGCGGCCCTCCGGCCCCCAGGTGACCAGCAGCGCGTGTGTGCAGCGGGACACGGAGGGGCTGTGCCAGG AATGCCACAGCCCCGCCTACATCCTGGGCCACCTCTGCCTGGCCTACTGCCCTCCAAGGTACTTCAGCCACACCCAGCAGGCAGTGACCCCGGGGCCTGGGCGCTCCGCGACACCCACCCTGCGCATCTGCTCCAGCTGCCACACCTCCTGCTACACCTGCCGCGGGGGGTCCCCGCTCAACTGCACCACCTGCCCCCCGTTGTACACGCTGGACGAGCTTCGGGGCTCCTGCTCAGGACCTGTCCCTCCCAACAGCACCCCCCAGTCCACTGCAGTGGCCCAGCCCAGCTGCCACCGTGGCCAAGCCCAGGCTGCGGTGCTGGCCTTGTTGGCCATGGCCTTGGGGAGCCCCTTCCTCTGCAGCGTCCTGTCTGGAGGCTGCCTGCCGCCATGTGGGGGCCTCCTCCGTGCCGGGCCCCCCCCCCATCGCCACCCCAGGGCCGGCTGCTGGCAGGAACCTAGAACCATCTGA